One Candidatus Tectomicrobia bacterium genomic window carries:
- a CDS encoding tetratricopeptide repeat protein — MRLSAGLGLAAGVLWLALASGSSSAAPGKETPPEVLHFGLSAFRDGLYDPAIEAFRGYIARWPAGQGAASARYYLAEAYRRRGKPAEALAAYQEFAARHPRDARVPEARLMMGELLEKKGDRAGALQAYASIKEGPLRPEALHRTAALHVAAGEWMGAARALGEFRRLAPRDPRQEAAAYDHALALDRAGRPEEAEAAIREVLEKHPHNPRATEFRRRHGFILLGLGRPEAAERAFEALFRAAPSERHRADVRLGHAASLMGQKKHRQAAGVFEGVLAFSPSAGERRTAERGAAAAWWEAGEFARAASAYRRMAASSGKEALPRYIASLDRAGQCGGEKGRESLRYVLGALERGADLAPPDRLRLGDCLAKAGMDGEAAAQWEALVKAAPASEEGLWAALRRAGLLERGGKPKEAMAAYAALAEAAQGFKGEKEKAAEPLRQAALRGAFLHYGADDCAGALGLLKSLPRDAVPEESRAELASLRAECAFRAKRWEEAEVYYEQVLLGARRPELAARARLQLAAAAEAKGDRKLAIRRVKEALPLLPPEAAREARLAGARLLRGEGDPQGAREMLLPFAEDEKGDPERRREAWLFLAREAAGREDWKEADRALTRWRGLSPADRSEGLGIEAKVRWREGRCPEASEAARQALAGPGDNPERGELRRIVAACLLREGKFAEAVPALEEVTRLEPQAPDAAFELAQALDRAGEARRAEAAYADYLDRFRGEGRWQRAALRLGYLRLAEGREGEALEAFRLAAGAEAPEVRGPARYEVARSLEASKPKAALDAYEKLVAEGTIEAEWRRNAAWRAAALRERAGEWKEALALYRRLAQEKAGGEGESRQAHARAERIEAYLKQAEEREEKMRTREPLFR; from the coding sequence GTGAGGCTCTCCGCGGGCCTCGGCCTCGCCGCAGGGGTGCTCTGGCTCGCCCTCGCCTCCGGCTCGTCCTCCGCCGCGCCGGGCAAGGAGACGCCCCCCGAGGTGCTCCACTTCGGCCTGAGCGCCTTCCGCGACGGGCTCTACGATCCCGCCATCGAGGCCTTCCGCGGCTACATCGCCCGCTGGCCCGCCGGCCAGGGCGCCGCCTCGGCGCGCTACTACCTCGCGGAGGCCTACCGCCGGCGCGGGAAGCCCGCCGAGGCCCTCGCGGCCTACCAGGAGTTCGCCGCGCGGCACCCGCGGGACGCGCGGGTTCCCGAGGCCCGGCTCATGATGGGCGAGCTCCTGGAGAAGAAGGGGGACCGCGCCGGGGCCCTCCAGGCCTACGCCTCGATCAAGGAGGGCCCGCTGCGCCCGGAGGCCCTCCATCGCACGGCCGCGCTCCACGTCGCGGCGGGGGAATGGATGGGGGCGGCCCGGGCCCTGGGCGAGTTCCGGCGGCTCGCGCCCCGGGACCCGCGCCAGGAGGCCGCCGCCTACGACCACGCCCTGGCCCTGGACCGCGCCGGGCGGCCCGAGGAGGCCGAGGCGGCCATCCGCGAGGTCCTCGAGAAACATCCGCACAACCCGCGCGCCACGGAGTTCCGCCGCCGGCACGGCTTCATCCTCCTGGGGCTCGGGCGACCCGAGGCGGCGGAGCGGGCCTTCGAGGCGCTCTTCCGGGCCGCGCCCAGCGAGCGCCACCGCGCCGACGTGCGCCTCGGGCACGCGGCGAGCCTCATGGGGCAGAAGAAGCACCGCCAGGCGGCGGGCGTCTTCGAGGGCGTGCTGGCCTTCTCGCCCTCGGCCGGGGAGCGCCGCACCGCCGAGCGGGGGGCGGCCGCCGCGTGGTGGGAGGCGGGGGAGTTCGCCCGCGCCGCCTCGGCCTACCGCCGCATGGCCGCCTCCTCGGGCAAGGAGGCGCTGCCCCGCTACATCGCCAGCCTGGACCGCGCCGGGCAGTGCGGGGGCGAGAAGGGCCGCGAGTCGCTGCGCTACGTCCTGGGCGCGCTGGAGCGGGGGGCCGATCTCGCGCCCCCCGACCGGCTGCGGCTCGGGGACTGCCTGGCGAAGGCCGGGATGGACGGCGAGGCCGCCGCCCAGTGGGAAGCGCTCGTGAAGGCCGCCCCCGCCTCGGAGGAGGGCCTGTGGGCCGCCCTGCGGCGGGCGGGGCTGCTCGAGCGCGGGGGGAAGCCGAAGGAGGCGATGGCCGCCTACGCCGCCCTCGCCGAGGCCGCGCAGGGCTTCAAGGGAGAGAAGGAGAAGGCGGCCGAGCCGCTGCGCCAGGCCGCCCTCCGGGGGGCCTTCCTCCACTACGGGGCGGACGACTGCGCGGGCGCCCTCGGGCTCCTCAAGTCCCTCCCGCGCGACGCGGTGCCGGAGGAGTCCCGGGCCGAGCTGGCATCGCTCCGGGCCGAGTGCGCCTTCCGGGCGAAGCGCTGGGAGGAGGCCGAGGTGTACTACGAGCAGGTCCTCCTCGGGGCGCGCCGGCCCGAGCTGGCCGCGCGGGCGCGGCTCCAGCTCGCCGCCGCGGCCGAGGCCAAGGGGGACCGGAAGCTCGCCATCCGGCGCGTGAAAGAGGCCCTGCCGCTCCTTCCGCCCGAGGCGGCGCGCGAGGCCCGGCTGGCGGGGGCGCGGCTGCTGCGCGGGGAGGGGGACCCGCAGGGGGCGCGGGAGATGCTCCTCCCCTTCGCGGAGGACGAGAAGGGCGACCCGGAGCGCAGGCGCGAGGCCTGGCTCTTCCTGGCCCGCGAGGCCGCCGGGCGCGAGGACTGGAAGGAGGCGGACCGGGCCCTGACCCGCTGGCGGGGGCTCTCGCCCGCCGATCGGTCCGAGGGGCTGGGGATCGAGGCCAAGGTCCGCTGGCGCGAGGGCCGCTGCCCCGAGGCGTCCGAGGCGGCCCGCCAGGCGCTGGCCGGGCCGGGGGACAATCCGGAGCGGGGCGAGCTGCGGCGCATCGTCGCCGCCTGCCTGCTGAGGGAGGGGAAGTTCGCCGAGGCGGTGCCCGCCCTCGAGGAAGTGACCCGCCTGGAGCCCCAGGCGCCGGACGCGGCCTTCGAGCTGGCCCAGGCCCTGGACCGGGCGGGGGAGGCCCGGAGGGCGGAGGCCGCTTACGCGGACTACCTCGATCGCTTCCGGGGGGAGGGGCGGTGGCAGCGGGCCGCGCTGCGCCTGGGCTACCTCCGGCTCGCGGAGGGCCGGGAGGGGGAGGCCCTGGAGGCCTTCCGGCTGGCGGCCGGGGCCGAGGCCCCCGAGGTCCGCGGCCCGGCCCGCTACGAGGTGGCGAGGAGCCTCGAGGCCTCGAAGCCCAAGGCGGCCCTCGATGCCTATGAGAAGCTCGTGGCGGAGGGCACGATCGAGGCGGAGTGGCGGCGCAACGCGGCCTGGCGGGCGGCGGCGCTCCGGGAGCGGGCGGGGGAGTGGAAGGAGGCGCTCGCGCTCTACCGGAGGCTCGCGCAGGAGAAGGCGGGCGGCGAGGGCGAGAGCCGCCAGGCGCACGCCCGGGCCGAGCGGATCGAGGCCTACCTCAAGCAGGCCGAGGAGCGCGAGGAGAAGATGCGGACCCGGGAGCCGCTCTTCCGGTGA
- a CDS encoding pantoate--beta-alanine ligase, whose amino-acid sequence MRLIESPSEMREAAEALRLSRAPVGLVPTMGALHEGHRSLIRRAAGECGAAVVSLFVNPAQFGPGEDFARYPRSLEADLRMCREEGAVAVYRPSAEAVYPGCFSTWVEVPALAEGLCGPHRPGHFRGVATVVLKLFAACRPHRAYFGEKDYQQLVLIRRMERDLDLGVEVVGCPTVREADGLALSSRNAYLSAEERLRALSLIRGLRKAEALLAEGERASARLAQAACGELDRAGARVDYVEVVHPATLKPVERVEGEARIAVAAWIGGTRLIDNIPLRAAP is encoded by the coding sequence ATGCGCCTCATCGAGTCCCCCAGCGAAATGCGGGAGGCGGCCGAAGCCCTCCGCCTCTCCCGCGCGCCCGTGGGCCTTGTGCCCACCATGGGGGCGCTGCACGAGGGCCACCGGAGCCTCATCCGCCGGGCGGCGGGAGAATGCGGGGCGGCCGTGGTGAGCCTCTTCGTGAACCCCGCCCAGTTCGGCCCGGGCGAGGACTTCGCCCGCTACCCGCGCTCGCTCGAGGCCGATCTCCGGATGTGCCGGGAGGAGGGCGCCGTAGCCGTCTACCGTCCCTCCGCCGAGGCCGTGTACCCCGGATGCTTCTCTACCTGGGTGGAGGTCCCCGCCCTGGCGGAGGGCCTCTGCGGCCCGCACCGCCCGGGCCACTTCCGGGGCGTGGCCACCGTCGTCCTCAAGCTCTTCGCGGCCTGCCGGCCCCACCGCGCCTACTTCGGCGAGAAGGACTACCAGCAGCTCGTCCTCATCCGGCGCATGGAGCGCGACCTCGACCTGGGGGTCGAGGTCGTGGGCTGCCCCACCGTGCGCGAGGCGGACGGGCTGGCCCTGAGCAGCCGCAACGCCTACCTGAGCGCGGAAGAGCGCCTCCGCGCCCTCTCCCTCATCCGGGGGCTGCGCAAGGCGGAGGCCCTGCTCGCGGAAGGCGAGCGCGCGAGCGCCCGGCTCGCCCAGGCGGCCTGCGGGGAGCTGGACCGGGCCGGGGCGCGGGTGGACTACGTGGAGGTGGTCCACCCGGCTACCCTCAAGCCCGTCGAGCGGGTGGAGGGCGAGGCCCGCATCGCCGTGGCCGCCTGGATCGGCGGGACGCGCCTCATCGACAACATCCCGCTGAGGGCCGCGCCGTGA
- a CDS encoding LL-diaminopimelate aminotransferase — translation MSVITVERAERLKRLPPYLFAMIDKMKRKAIEAGMDIISLGVGDPDLPTPGHIISELDQAARRPANHQYPSYEGMLSFRKGCADWYGKRFGVQLDPRTEVLSLIGSKEGIAHISLAFTNPGDYALVPDPAYPVYEIGTYFADGRPHFMPLREERGFLPDLGAVPTDVAKKAKLIFINYPNNPTAACAEVGFYREVVEFAKSHDLIVCSDNAYSEMSFDGYEPMSFLNAEGAKDVGVEFHSCSKTYNMTGWRIGFAVGNADVLAGLGAIKTNVDSGVFQAVQEAGLKALTADQSCVAAMRKTYQRRRDVMLEGLAELGLRANRPKATFYVWVKCPEGYTSMEFTAHLLKTCGVVTTPGVGFGKSGEGFVRMALTVEEPRLREAISRIKKAGFRR, via the coding sequence ATGTCCGTCATCACCGTCGAGCGCGCCGAGCGGCTGAAGCGCCTGCCCCCCTATCTTTTCGCCATGATCGACAAAATGAAGCGCAAGGCCATTGAGGCGGGGATGGACATCATCAGCCTAGGCGTGGGGGACCCCGACCTCCCCACCCCCGGCCACATCATCTCGGAGCTCGACCAGGCCGCCCGGCGCCCCGCGAACCACCAGTACCCCTCCTACGAGGGGATGCTCAGCTTCCGCAAGGGCTGCGCCGACTGGTACGGCAAGCGCTTCGGGGTCCAGCTCGACCCCAGGACGGAGGTGCTCTCCCTCATCGGCTCCAAGGAGGGCATCGCCCACATCTCGCTCGCCTTCACCAACCCCGGCGACTACGCCCTGGTGCCCGACCCGGCCTACCCGGTGTACGAGATCGGCACCTACTTCGCCGACGGCAGGCCCCACTTCATGCCGCTCAGGGAGGAGCGAGGCTTCCTCCCCGACCTCGGCGCCGTGCCCACGGATGTCGCGAAGAAGGCCAAGCTCATCTTCATCAACTACCCGAACAACCCCACCGCCGCCTGCGCCGAGGTCGGCTTCTACCGCGAGGTGGTCGAGTTCGCGAAGAGCCACGACCTCATCGTGTGCAGCGACAACGCCTACTCCGAGATGTCCTTCGACGGCTACGAGCCCATGAGCTTCCTGAACGCCGAGGGCGCGAAGGACGTGGGCGTCGAGTTCCACTCTTGCTCCAAGACCTACAACATGACGGGCTGGCGCATCGGCTTCGCCGTCGGCAACGCCGACGTCCTCGCCGGGCTGGGCGCCATCAAGACCAACGTGGACTCGGGCGTCTTCCAGGCCGTCCAGGAGGCGGGCCTGAAGGCCCTGACCGCCGACCAGTCCTGCGTCGCCGCGATGCGCAAGACCTACCAGCGCCGCCGCGACGTGATGCTGGAGGGCCTCGCGGAGCTCGGCCTCCGGGCGAACAGGCCCAAGGCCACCTTCTACGTGTGGGTGAAGTGCCCCGAGGGCTACACCTCCATGGAGTTCACGGCTCACCTCCTCAAGACCTGCGGCGTGGTCACCACCCCGGGCGTGGGCTTCGGGAAGTCCGGCGAGGGCTTCGTCCGCATGGCCCTGACCGTGGAGGAGCCGCGCCTGCGCGAGGCCATCTCCCGCATCAAGAAGGCCGGTTTCCGGCGGTGA
- a CDS encoding DUF1848 family protein, giving the protein SLERAVPPLAQAVRTFRELAGRAGPGRVRWRYDPIYLSRETDAAFHRRNFARIADALAGATGECIASFADMYGKVRRNAARLPEGLRPEEGTLEERKALLDELAEMAGERGMRLLACCEDALVGGPAGKARCVDPDLLDRLAPLGGGRLPLRPTREECGCAASRDIGAYDTCPHGCVYCYANASPEAALARYRARDAALAWLG; this is encoded by the coding sequence AATCCCTGGAGCGCGCGGTGCCGCCCCTCGCGCAGGCGGTACGCACCTTCCGGGAGCTCGCGGGGCGCGCCGGGCCTGGGCGGGTGCGCTGGCGCTACGACCCCATCTACCTCTCGCGGGAGACGGACGCGGCCTTCCACCGGCGGAACTTCGCCCGGATCGCCGATGCGCTCGCGGGCGCGACCGGGGAGTGCATCGCCAGCTTCGCCGACATGTATGGGAAGGTGAGGCGCAACGCGGCGAGGCTCCCGGAGGGCCTCCGGCCGGAGGAGGGGACGCTCGAGGAGCGCAAGGCCCTCCTGGACGAGCTGGCGGAAATGGCCGGGGAGCGTGGCATGAGGCTCCTCGCCTGCTGCGAGGACGCCCTGGTGGGAGGCCCCGCCGGCAAGGCGCGCTGCGTGGACCCCGATCTTCTGGACCGCCTCGCGCCCCTGGGCGGGGGCCGGCTGCCGCTCCGCCCCACCCGGGAGGAGTGCGGCTGCGCCGCCTCGCGCGACATCGGGGCCTACGACACCTGCCCGCACGGCTGCGTCTACTGCTACGCCAACGCCAGCCCCGAGGCGGCGCTGGCGCGCTACCGGGCCCGGGACGCCGCGCTGGCCTGGCTGGGATAG
- the folK gene encoding 2-amino-4-hydroxy-6-hydroxymethyldihydropteridine diphosphokinase, with translation MTAYVSLGANLGEPGRQLREAVDRLAREPGVRLAALSSLYRTDPVGPVPQPAYLNAAAAVETSLPPRETLEALLRVERAMGRERRLRWGPRTIDLDLLLHGGAVVEEPGLSLPHPRMHERRFVLAPLAEIAPGAVHPVLGKTIAGLLAALGEGPGVERMEERGWAGIRLDT, from the coding sequence GTGACGGCCTATGTCTCCCTGGGGGCGAACCTCGGGGAGCCCGGGCGCCAGCTTCGGGAGGCGGTGGATCGGCTCGCGCGGGAGCCGGGCGTGCGCCTCGCCGCCCTCTCCTCCCTCTACCGCACCGATCCGGTGGGGCCGGTCCCCCAGCCCGCGTACCTCAACGCCGCGGCCGCGGTGGAGACCTCCCTCCCGCCCCGCGAGACGCTGGAGGCGCTCCTCCGGGTCGAGCGCGCGATGGGCCGGGAGCGCCGCCTGCGCTGGGGCCCCCGCACCATCGACCTCGACCTCCTGCTTCACGGGGGCGCGGTGGTGGAGGAGCCCGGGCTGAGCCTCCCCCATCCCCGCATGCACGAGCGCCGCTTCGTCCTCGCCCCCCTGGCCGAGATCGCGCCGGGTGCGGTGCACCCCGTCCTCGGCAAGACCATCGCCGGACTCCTCGCGGCGCTGGGGGAGGGCCCGGGCGTCGAGCGGATGGAGGAAAGGGGGTGGGCGGGGATTCGATTGGATACGTAG
- a CDS encoding adenine nucleotide alpha hydrolase, which translates to MDDRATPQKVLLAWSSGKDSAWALHCLRREPGVEVAGLLTTLNAAFGRVAMHAVRREVLERQMEAAGVPPWLVEIPYPCSNAQYEEAMGGAVRRAREMGISAVAFGDLFLRDIRDYRERQLAGSGVEALFPLWLKDTAALARAMLAAGLKARVVCVDPKALDPSFAGREWDEAFLRELPAGADPCGENGEFHTFVYDGPMFSRPVAVRTGEVVERDGFVFADLLPG; encoded by the coding sequence ATGGATGATCGGGCTACCCCTCAAAAAGTCCTGCTGGCGTGGTCCAGCGGCAAGGACAGCGCCTGGGCCCTTCACTGCCTGAGGCGGGAGCCGGGCGTCGAGGTGGCCGGGCTCCTTACCACGCTCAACGCCGCCTTCGGCCGGGTCGCCATGCACGCCGTGCGGCGGGAGGTGCTGGAGCGGCAGATGGAAGCCGCCGGCGTTCCGCCCTGGCTCGTGGAGATTCCCTACCCGTGCAGCAACGCCCAGTACGAAGAGGCCATGGGCGGGGCGGTGCGCCGCGCCCGCGAGATGGGCATCTCGGCCGTGGCCTTCGGCGACCTGTTCTTGCGCGACATCCGGGACTACCGCGAAAGGCAGCTGGCCGGCTCGGGCGTCGAGGCGCTCTTCCCCCTCTGGCTGAAGGACACGGCCGCGCTCGCGCGGGCCATGCTGGCCGCCGGGCTGAAGGCCCGGGTGGTCTGCGTGGACCCGAAGGCGCTCGACCCCTCCTTCGCGGGCCGGGAATGGGACGAGGCCTTCCTCCGGGAGCTTCCGGCGGGCGCCGATCCCTGCGGCGAGAACGGGGAGTTCCACACCTTCGTCTATGACGGCCCCATGTTCTCGCGCCCCGTGGCCGTGAGGACGGGCGAAGTCGTGGAACGGGACGGATTCGTGTTCGCCGACCTCCTGCCGGGCTAG
- a CDS encoding tetratricopeptide repeat protein: MICLCALLAALLLAAPPAWAGPAAKKGAPPAESRLSLSLPEVVIEVPDVEQLVAQRVRPVPPERLGVRLPDVLLDGEIPPMTLPERPLPAEREPDPELTRAWGGLSRAFGSNEKIFETGLAYWKKSAPVEALRFFEEAAQKTREPRLKAASLFWAGEAALRLGRKEEARRHREAALRVQGAEPYPSTARYAIAEEQCQGGDLRGCLATLDGGRWRPGSLASEEGRLLRAWAHERLGARPQARGALRELAGESGPFATRALVVLGHWDRREGDFRRAADRYAQAEASGPPRGEAQAALLGEALHGLGWARLRLERPREAADAFALFLRRHPKHPLLRSAEAGALAARIEAAGKGAAKELASVLDAFLKRHPGSPEAGPLRLQLAWWLFRRESYAEAGRRAAAVSDAYPLGRTYRLARVIEGLSLYHQGEAGRAYGVLRLGAERPPAEGQDPAERAAARSAAMATAFAAFRLRDFSGAQAILAEWAFGKDPRRAADAEAALWHGEAAFEAGGLDAARRAFAAIPREHGLYLRGQAGLAWVHYRRKEWGAAAAVFDQLIERSPEGPLAAEALARAGEARYNLGDFQGAIAAFERVEQGHAGREVAAEAVLQKGKLLFRRGRMDEAEAAFRHFLGRFPRSPAAPEVEYWSALVPFQRGEFGTARERLLEFAGRRKDSPLAGDAYLRAADASYNEGNYLQADRLYRLVMARFPDHPRYREASYGLLLTRLQREEFDAFLKEGRAFADRFPSSPLSIALLFQVGEVNLTRGNMEEALRAYREVAARYPEDELAAHAVLRIGGIHRRRQNVDAALDAYETLIVRYAGSRLRPDALFAAGETLAGIGRCAEAKRRFEEFLSKHPRHDFSLLARFELGRCEARLGNERAAAEHMQAVAGSEEAGGIRAQAGLLLAALRAKAGDLDGADRALQTALGSDDPAVAAEALFSRADLMARRGDPSAASEFLKLTYRYPEQRIWAARALARAGEMYEKAGNQATALRIFQKMRETAPPGELRQAAEEAVRRLSQAPAARR; the protein is encoded by the coding sequence ATGATCTGTCTGTGCGCCCTCCTCGCCGCGCTCTTGCTCGCCGCCCCCCCGGCGTGGGCCGGGCCGGCCGCCAAGAAAGGCGCCCCCCCCGCCGAGTCGCGCCTCTCGCTCTCCCTGCCCGAGGTGGTGATCGAGGTCCCGGACGTCGAGCAGCTCGTCGCCCAGCGGGTGCGCCCGGTCCCCCCGGAGCGGCTGGGGGTGCGGCTGCCGGACGTCCTCCTGGACGGCGAGATACCTCCGATGACGCTCCCGGAGCGGCCCCTCCCCGCCGAGCGCGAGCCCGACCCCGAGCTCACCCGGGCCTGGGGCGGCCTCTCCCGCGCCTTCGGGAGCAACGAGAAGATCTTCGAGACCGGCCTCGCCTACTGGAAGAAGAGCGCCCCCGTCGAGGCGCTGCGCTTCTTCGAGGAGGCGGCGCAGAAGACCCGCGAGCCGCGCCTCAAGGCGGCCTCCCTCTTCTGGGCCGGGGAGGCGGCGCTGCGCCTCGGCCGGAAGGAGGAGGCCCGGCGGCACCGCGAGGCGGCGCTCCGCGTCCAGGGGGCCGAGCCGTACCCCTCGACGGCGCGCTACGCCATCGCGGAGGAGCAGTGCCAGGGGGGGGACCTGCGCGGCTGCCTCGCCACCCTGGACGGCGGGCGGTGGCGGCCCGGGTCGCTCGCCTCGGAGGAGGGGCGCCTCCTCCGGGCCTGGGCGCACGAGCGGCTCGGGGCCCGGCCCCAGGCGCGCGGCGCCCTGCGGGAGCTGGCCGGGGAGTCCGGGCCCTTCGCCACGCGGGCGCTCGTGGTGCTGGGCCACTGGGACCGGCGGGAGGGCGACTTCCGCCGAGCGGCGGACCGCTACGCCCAGGCGGAGGCCTCGGGCCCCCCGCGCGGGGAGGCGCAGGCGGCGCTCCTGGGCGAGGCGCTCCACGGGCTGGGCTGGGCGCGCCTGCGGCTGGAGCGGCCGAGGGAAGCGGCCGACGCCTTCGCGCTCTTCCTCCGGCGCCACCCGAAGCACCCCCTCCTGCGCTCGGCCGAGGCGGGGGCGCTCGCCGCCCGCATCGAGGCCGCCGGCAAGGGCGCGGCCAAGGAGCTCGCCTCAGTCCTCGACGCCTTCCTCAAGAGGCATCCGGGCAGCCCCGAGGCGGGGCCGCTCCGGCTCCAGCTCGCCTGGTGGCTCTTCCGGCGCGAGAGCTACGCCGAGGCGGGCCGGCGTGCCGCCGCGGTGAGCGACGCCTATCCGCTGGGGCGCACCTACCGGCTCGCCCGGGTGATCGAGGGGCTCTCGCTCTACCACCAGGGGGAGGCGGGCCGGGCCTACGGGGTCCTGCGCCTCGGGGCCGAGCGCCCGCCCGCCGAGGGCCAGGACCCGGCCGAGCGGGCCGCCGCGCGCTCGGCGGCCATGGCCACGGCCTTCGCCGCCTTCCGGCTGCGGGACTTCTCCGGGGCGCAGGCCATCCTCGCCGAGTGGGCGTTCGGGAAGGACCCGCGCCGCGCCGCCGACGCCGAGGCGGCGCTCTGGCACGGGGAGGCCGCCTTCGAGGCGGGAGGCCTGGACGCCGCGCGCCGCGCCTTCGCGGCCATCCCCCGCGAGCACGGCCTTTACCTCCGCGGGCAGGCGGGCCTCGCCTGGGTCCACTACCGCCGGAAGGAGTGGGGGGCGGCGGCGGCCGTCTTCGACCAGCTCATCGAGAGAAGCCCCGAGGGGCCGCTCGCCGCCGAGGCGCTCGCCCGGGCGGGGGAGGCCCGCTACAACCTGGGCGACTTCCAGGGGGCCATCGCGGCCTTCGAGCGCGTCGAGCAGGGCCACGCGGGGCGCGAGGTGGCGGCCGAGGCCGTCCTCCAGAAGGGGAAGCTCCTCTTCCGCAGGGGGCGCATGGACGAGGCGGAGGCGGCTTTCCGCCACTTCCTCGGCCGGTTCCCGCGCAGCCCGGCCGCGCCCGAGGTCGAGTACTGGTCCGCCCTCGTGCCCTTCCAGCGCGGGGAATTCGGGACGGCGCGCGAGCGCCTGCTCGAGTTCGCCGGGCGCCGGAAGGACTCCCCCCTGGCCGGCGACGCCTACCTGCGGGCCGCCGACGCCAGCTACAACGAGGGCAACTACCTCCAGGCCGACCGCCTCTACCGGCTCGTGATGGCCCGGTTCCCCGACCACCCCCGCTACCGCGAGGCCTCCTACGGGCTCCTGCTCACCCGGCTCCAGCGCGAGGAGTTCGACGCCTTCCTGAAGGAGGGGCGCGCCTTCGCGGACCGCTTCCCGTCCTCCCCGCTGAGCATCGCGCTCCTGTTCCAGGTGGGGGAGGTGAACCTCACGCGCGGGAACATGGAGGAGGCCCTGCGCGCCTACCGCGAGGTGGCGGCCCGTTACCCCGAGGACGAGCTGGCCGCCCACGCCGTGCTGCGCATCGGGGGCATCCACCGGCGCCGCCAGAACGTCGACGCCGCCCTGGACGCCTACGAAACCCTCATCGTCCGCTACGCCGGCAGCCGCCTCAGGCCGGACGCCCTCTTCGCGGCGGGCGAGACCCTCGCCGGCATCGGCCGCTGCGCCGAGGCCAAGCGGCGCTTCGAGGAGTTCCTCTCCAAGCACCCGCGGCACGACTTCTCGCTCCTGGCCCGCTTCGAGCTGGGCCGCTGCGAGGCCCGGCTGGGGAACGAGCGGGCGGCGGCGGAGCACATGCAGGCGGTTGCGGGCTCGGAGGAGGCCGGGGGCATCCGCGCCCAGGCGGGGCTCCTGCTCGCGGCGCTCCGGGCCAAGGCGGGCGATCTCGACGGGGCGGACCGTGCCCTCCAGACCGCGCTCGGCTCGGACGACCCGGCCGTGGCGGCCGAGGCCCTCTTCAGCCGGGCGGACCTCATGGCCCGGCGGGGCGACCCCTCGGCCGCCTCGGAATTCCTCAAGTTGACCTACCGCTACCCGGAGCAGAGAATATGGGCGGCGCGCGCCCTCGCGCGCGCCGGCGAGATGTACGAGAAGGCCGGGAACCAAGCCACCGCCCTCCGGATCTTCCAGAAGATGCGCGAGACCGCTCCCCCCGGGGAGCTGCGCCAGGCCGCGGAGGAAGCGGTGCGGCGCCTGAGCCAGGCGCCCGCCGCGCGGCGCTGA
- a CDS encoding tetratricopeptide repeat protein: MNADSASQNLRFLVVEGQNDLRRAIVGMLKGLGAGAVLNATTDEEAKEILIRQPVDFVLCDWKAPEINGVQLLYFVRQSPILHPIAFLLMSRKGQMEPEDIAEASENDVDGLLVKPVNQQEIETKIKEIGKSRADMMEPNIALARAAAFTDIGAFDEAEAELQTAQQKKPDASRVWVKSGELYEEMGKEEKAKTAYKEATKVDDDCAKAYDNLSTMLEKEGKKDEAFELLRKASQISPRNRDRQFRISKALLEKGNEDEARIALHKALSNEASDAARSAAAAEFFLSIGRADMAEAEYAFALEADPENVHYFNRLGIAFRRQKKFKEAIENYRKALVVAKNDPVIFYNLALALAENGEIQQSVGSLRRAMVLDPHFKEAENLLKKLTGG, translated from the coding sequence ATGAATGCTGATTCGGCGTCCCAGAACCTGCGGTTCCTGGTGGTCGAGGGCCAAAACGACCTCCGCCGGGCCATCGTGGGGATGCTCAAGGGCCTCGGCGCCGGCGCCGTCCTGAACGCCACGACGGACGAGGAGGCGAAGGAGATCCTCATCCGCCAGCCGGTGGACTTCGTCCTCTGCGACTGGAAGGCGCCCGAGATCAACGGGGTCCAGCTCCTCTACTTCGTCCGCCAGAGCCCCATCCTCCATCCCATCGCTTTCCTCCTGATGAGCCGTAAGGGCCAGATGGAGCCCGAAGACATCGCCGAGGCCAGCGAGAACGACGTGGACGGCCTCCTCGTCAAGCCGGTCAACCAGCAGGAGATCGAGACCAAAATCAAGGAGATCGGCAAGAGCCGCGCCGACATGATGGAGCCCAACATCGCCCTCGCCCGGGCGGCGGCCTTCACCGACATCGGCGCCTTCGACGAGGCCGAGGCGGAGCTCCAGACCGCCCAGCAGAAGAAGCCCGACGCCTCGCGCGTGTGGGTCAAATCGGGCGAGCTCTACGAGGAGATGGGCAAGGAGGAGAAGGCGAAGACGGCCTACAAGGAGGCCACCAAGGTGGACGACGACTGCGCCAAGGCCTACGACAACCTCTCCACCATGCTCGAGAAGGAAGGCAAGAAAGACGAGGCCTTCGAGCTCCTCCGGAAGGCCTCCCAGATCAGCCCCCGCAACCGGGACCGGCAGTTCCGCATCAGCAAGGCGCTCCTCGAGAAGGGCAACGAGGACGAGGCCCGCATCGCCCTCCACAAGGCCCTCTCCAACGAGGCGAGCGACGCCGCCCGCAGCGCCGCCGCGGCCGAGTTCTTCCTCTCCATCGGGCGGGCCGACATGGCCGAGGCGGAATACGCCTTCGCCCTCGAGGCCGACCCCGAGAACGTCCACTACTTCAACCGCCTCGGCATCGCCTTCCGCCGCCAGAAGAAGTTCAAGGAGGCGATCGAGAACTACCGCAAGGCCCTCGTCGTCGCCAAGAACGACCCCGTCATCTTCTACAACCTGGCCCTGGCCCTGGCCGAGAACGGCGAGATCCAGCAGTCCGTGGGCTCCCTGCGCCGGGCGATGGTCCTCGACCCCCACTTCAAGGAGGCCGAGAACCTGCTCAAGAAGCTGACGGGCGGGTAG